Sequence from the Coriobacteriia bacterium genome:
TCCGTCGCCTTGAGACCGAGACGCAGAAGGCCACTGACGCCCGAATCGCTGAGATCGACGAGATGCTCAAGCGAAAAGAAGCGGAGATCATGGAGGTCTGAGACAGCGATGTCCCCGACACGAGCATCGCTCGAGGCCGCCTTCACCACACGTACCGACCGCGAGCTGCTCGGTAAGCTCGACATCGACTCCGTCCCGCGCCACGTGGCCATCATCATGGACGGGAACGGCCGGTGGGCGTCCAAGAGGGGAGTGCCGCGGATCCTCGGGCATCGCGCGGGAGCCAAGGCGATCCGCGAATCGATCGCGGCATGCATCGAACTCGGCATCGAGTACCTCACCATCTACTCCTTCTCGAGCGAGAACTGGCGCCGCTCCGCCGAGGAAGTCAGCGGCTTGATGGGACTGTTCGTCGAGGTCCTGGAGTCGGAGATCGGCAACCTCATGGAGCAGGGCGTCCGCGTTCGCGTGATCGGCAGCGAGGAGGGCATGCCCGAGGCCACGATGGAGGCCTTCCGCCGCACCGAGCGACGTACCGCCGACAACGCAACGCTCACGCTGCTTGTGGCGCTCAATTACGGTGGGCGTATGGAGATCACCGAGGCGGTACGCGCCATCGCCGAGGAGGCTGTGCGCGGGGAGCTGGACCCATCGACCATCGACGAGGACACGATCGACGCCCACCTGTACACCACGGGGATTCCGGATCCCGACCTTATCGTCCGAACGAGTGGTGAGATGCGTATCTCGAACTTCCTACTGTGGCAGCTTGCATACTCGGAGATCTGGGTGACGGCAACGTTGTGGCCCGACTTCAAGCGAGGCGATCTGCTGCGTGCGGTCATCGACTTCCAGAAGCGCTCGCGTCGGTTCGGCGGCCGATGATGTCCTCACGTCTCGCCGATTTCAGTGTCCGCGTCGGCACTGCGTTTCTGCTCGGGGCCGTCGTCTTGGTCGCGGTCTTCTGGGGCGGGGTCGTCGGCCTCGCTGCGGTCGTGGCCATCGTGGCGGCGCTCGCGACCACCGAGTTCTACGCGATGGTCCGCCGGGAACGGCGCCTGCCGAGCGAGCTCATCGGCCTCACAGCGGTCGTCGCGATGCCGTTTGCAGCGGCCGGGTTCGGGGTGCTCGGACTCACCGCCGTGGTCGGCATGCTCGTCATCAGCGCGTTCTTCTGGCACGTCATGATCCGCCAGATCCACCTCACCGAGACGGGCGTCACCCTCTTCGGCGCCGTGTATGTGGGCTTCACGCTCGCGCACGTCGTGCTCGTCCGGGAGTACGACAGTGGCATGTGGCTGACGTTCATCATGTTCGCCAGCGTCTGGGCGAACGACTCGTTCGCGTACTTGGCGGGGTCCGCCATCGGCCGCCACAAGATCGCCCCGCGCATCTCGCCCAAGAAGTCCTGGGAGGGCGTCGTGGCGGGTACCCTGGGGACCACCGGCGTCTGGCTCGCCGCCAGCGCCCTGCCCGGTGTGGATCTTTCGTTCGGATGGAGGCTCGCTATCGGTCTGGCTGCGTCGATCGCGGCTGTGATCGGCGATCTGTCCGAGTCGAGGATCAAGCGGGAGGTCGGCGTGAAGGACTCCGGCAATCTGCTGCCCGGCCACGGCGGGTTCCTCGATCGCTTCGACAGCTTCATCATGGTCGCCATCGTGACGCACTACATGCTGTTTGCGGCGGGTGTCCGATGACCCGTCTTCGTGTCGCCATACTCGGCTCAACCGGGTCGATCGGTCGCCAGGCGCTCGATGTGGCCGCGCGATATCCCGACCGCATCGAGATCGTTGCGCTCACCGCACATTCGAGCATCACGGCACTCCTCGAGGCTGCGCAGCGCTTCGGCGTGACACGGCTTGCGCTGGGTGATGCCGAGGCAGCCGAGACAGCGACCCGCGAGTTCGGTGCGCCTGTGGGCGGCGGGCCCGAGGCCATCGAGTCCATCGCCGGTGAGGGCGCCGCCGACGTCGTCTTGAACGCGCTTGTGGGGGCCGCCGGACTCCGCGCTTCGATCGCCGCCCTGAAGTCGGGCGCGAGACTCGCACTCGCCAACAAGGAGTCGCTCGTTGTCGGCGGCGAGCTGGTCACCGGACTCGGTCTCGACCGCATCGTGCCGGTGGACAGCGAGCACTCGGCCATCTTCCAGTGCCTCGTCGGTGAGCCTGCCGAGGCGGTCGCCCGCATCTGGCTCACGGCTTCGGGAGGTCCATTCCGCGGCGCCACGCCCGAGCAGCTCCACGCCGTCACGCTCGAGGAGGCGCTCGCGCACCCGCGCTGGACGATGGGACCGAAGATCACGATCGACTCGGCCACGCTCATGAACAAAGGCCTCGAGGTGATAGAGGCACACCACCTCTTCGGCGTGTCATACGACGACATCGCGGTCGTGGTGCATCCGCAGTCCTGCATCCACTCGATGGTCGAGTTCACCGACGGATCGGTGAAAGCGCATCTGGGCGCCACCGACATGCGGGTGCCGATCCAGTACGCCTTCAGCCACCCCGAGCGCTGGGACGCGCCGGTGCCGCCGGTGGACTTCCGGACCTTCGGCGGGCTTGACTTCGAGCCGCCTGACACGGATACCTTCCGGTGCCTCGGACTTGCTCTGAGCGCCGGTCGCGAGGGCGGGACGATGCCCGCAGTCCTCAACGCAGCCAACGAGATCGCGGTCGCAGCGTTCCTGGACGGGCGTGCTGCCTTTGATGACATCCCGCGGGTGGTCGAGCAGGTCATGACGGCACACGTGACGGGGCCGGTCGACTCGCTCGAGGCCGTGGAGGCCGCAGACGCATGGGCGCGCAGGGCGGCGAGCCAGCTCCTTAGGTGAGTATGGCGCGCGGCTTGCTCGCCAGTGTGGGTACGTTCATCTCCGGACAGGAGTTCAGATGCCGGCGTCGCTTGGAGCACTAGAAACCGCCCTCTGGGGCATTGCCACGTTCTCCATACTCGTGGTTCTGCACGAGATGGGGCACTTCCTCGCCGCGCGTGCGTTCGGCGTGAAAGTCCACGAGTTCATGGTCGGTCTTCCCGGACCGTCGCTTCGGCTGCACACCAAGAACATGGACTGGGGCGTCACCGCAGTGCCGCTCGGCGGATACGTGCGCATCGCGGGCATGGAACCAGGTGCCGAGGACGAGTTCCTCGGCGAGGCGCTCGTTGCTGTCAGAGACCGCGGGCCGCTCGACGCTACAGCGCTTGCTGCCGACATCGGCGTCTCCCAAGTGCGTGCGGAGGCGATACTCGTCACGCTTGCCGACTGGAAGGCGGTCTCTGCCGGCGACGACGATCGCTACACGCTCACCGTTGACGGCGACATCCACTGGCTCGATGCGACGGGCCTCGCGGCTCAGGCGCGCAAGGTGACCTACCGCGGCCAGTCCACACCCAAGCGCATCGCGATCCTTGCTATGGGCGTCATCACGAACCTTCTCGTGGCCATCCTCACCTTCACGATCGTGCTGTCGGTGTGGGGCTACTACGACCAGACCACGCGGATCGATTCGATCGGGGAGGGCACCCCGGCCGAGGCGGCGGGCCTCCGTGTGGGAGACACGCTTGTGGCGCTTGAGGGAGACCCCGTCGAGCGCTGGGACGAGTTCCAGCTTGCGATGAACGCCACCGCCGCGGGCGACACGGTCACCGTGACCGTCATGCGTGCTGGAGCTGAGCAGGACTTCCCGGTCACGCTGGCCGAGCGCGATGGTCACGGCTTCCTGGGAGTGGGCCCGACGAGCGTGCCCGTGAGGCCGAGCGTCCTGGAGAGCCTCGGCGAGAGCTTCCGCTACGTAGGCCTCGTCTTCCAGACGATCGCGCGGCTGTTCGACCCCTCCACCTTCCAGGGGACCGTGAAGTCGTTCACCGGCGTGGTGGGCGTGTCGGTCCTGGCACAGGAGGCAGCGGCTGCCGGGGCGCTGTCGTATGCAGGTCTCATCGCGATGCTGTCGCTCTCGCTCGGCGTGATGAACATCCTGCCGATCCCACCGCTAGATGGCGGCAAGATCGTCCTCGAGATCGTGGAGCGGCTCATGGGTCGCCCGCTCTCCCGGGCGGTCACGCTCGGGTTCAGCTCTGTGGGTGCGGTGCTACTCTTCTCGCTTATCGGGTACGTGATGTACCTGGATATCCTGCGCTACGCAGTCTGAAGGGGGTAGGCGCGTGATCACACGCAGGCCATCGAAAGTGGTCTCCGTCGGGGGAGTCGCGCTGGGGGGCGACGCACCTATCGTCGTGCAGTCGATGACCAACACCGACACGCGCGATGCCGAGGCCACGCTGGCGCAGATCACCCGCCTTGCCGATGCGGGATGCGAGATCGTCCGCGTTGCGATCCCACATGCCGATGCGCTCGACGGGTTCGAGCGGGTGTGCGCATCCAGCCCGCTTCCGGTGGTAGCCGACATCCACTTCGACCATCGCCTCGCGATCGAGGCCGCCCGTCGAGGGGCAGCGAAGCTGCGCATCAACCCGGGTAACATCGGCGACATGGCGCGCGTCGACGCCGTGATCGACGCAGCAGGGGAGGCCGGGATCCCGATCCGTATCGGGGTGAATGCCGGCAGCCTCGCCGCCGAGCATCACGACCGCGACTGGCCGCTCGCGGAGAGGCTCGCGGCGAGCGTGCAGTCCTTCTGCGCACACTTCGAGGACCGCGGGTTCGCCGACATCGTCGTATCGGCAAAGGCATCCTCCGTGAGCGCCACCATCGACGCGTACCGCCTGCTCGCTTCGGCGATCGAATACCCCTTGCACATCGGCGTGACCGAGGCGGGCACCACCTTCTCGGGCACCATCAAGTCCGCAGTCGGCCTCGGCACGCTCTTGGCCGATGGAATCGGCGACACGCTGCGCGTCTCGCTCACGGCCGCACCCGAGGAGGAGATCCGCGTTGCGTGGGAGATCCTCGCCTCGCTCGACCTCCGCCGCCGCGGGCCGGAACTGATCTCGTGCCCCACATGCGGCCGCTGCGAGGTCGACCTCGTGCCCATCGCCACCGAGGTGGAACGGCGTCTTCGCGACCTGCACACGCCGGTCAAGGTGGCGGTCATGGGATGCATCGTCAACGGGCCCGGTGAGGCTCGTGAGGCCGACGTTGGTGTCGCGGCCGGCAAGGGCGTCGGTCTCGTCTTCCGCCACGGCGAGCCCGTGCGTAAGGTTCCCGAGGCCGAGATCGTGACGGCACTCTTCGAGGAGATCGCCCGCCTCGACGACTAGCCTCGCGCTCCTGGCTTCGGCCGTGCGGTCTGACACCCGCTTGCGGTATCCTCTCCAGGTGATCGTCCACTCACCTACGCACAGGGGGACAGCCATGAGCGAGAAGATCCGCATCGCCATCGTCGGCGGGGGCCGCACCGGAGCACCGCTGCTCGAAGCACTCAGCGCACTGCCGTACATCGAGATCACCGGCGTCGCCGACCACGACTCCACCAGCACCGGCGCCCGGTTCGCGCAGGACAACGGCATCTTCTACACCGAGCATGCGAGTGTCCTCGGCGCAAAGGCCGATGACATCGACCTCATCATCGAGGTCAGTGGCGATCCGCTGGTCAAGCCCGCGCTCAAGGACGCCTTCCGCGCGCAGGGCAACACCGAGACGATCATCGTGCACGATCTCGTCGCCCGACTCCTGATGACGCTGGCGACCGGCGACGATGAGCTTGCCGCGAGCCTGCACCCGCACGATCGCGGCGTGGGCTGATCGTCGCGCCATCTGTGACCGGAGAAGAAGGAGCCGCATGACCGTCGCGCTCAGGATGACCCACGTGTACGTCCCCACGCTCAAGGAAGAGCCCGCCGAGGCCGAGGTGATTTCGCATCGGCTGCTGCTGCGCGCCGGCATGATGCGCAAGGCCGCCGCAGGCATCTACACGTTCCTGCCGCTCGGCTACCGCTCGGTCCGCAAAGTGGAGCAGATCGTGCGCGAGGAGATGGACGCGATCGGCAGCCAGGAGATGCTGATGCCGGTGGTCCAGCCCGCCGAGTTGTGGCAGCAGTCCGGCAGGTGGGACGTCTACGGACCCGAGCTCGCGCGGCTGAAAGACCGTCAGGGCCGCGAGTTCTGCCTCGGCCCGACGCACGAGGAGATCATCACGGCGACCGTGCGCGATGAGCTGCGCTCGTACCGGGAACTCCCCGTGTCGCTCTACCAGATCAACACGAAATTCCGCGATGAGATGCGGCCGAGGTTCGGTCTGCTGCGTGGCCGCGAGTTCATCATGAAAGACGCGTACTCGTTCCACGCGTCGGAGGCGTCGCTCCAGGAGCACTACGACGCGATGGCCGGGGCGTACGGACGCATCTGCGACCGGCTGGGCCTTGCATGGCGCCCCGTGGCGGCCGACTCGGGACAGATCGGCGGCTCGGTCACGACCGAGTTCATGGCACTTGCCGAAAGCGGCGAGGCTGCACTCGTGTACTGCAACTGCGGCTACGCGGCCAACGTGGAGGCCGCCGAGGCCACCGTGGCGTACGAGCCGCAGGCCACGACCTCGCAGCCGCTCGAGCGCGTGCATACGCCCGGCGTGCAGACGATCGCCGAACTTGCGGCGTTCCTCGGCGTGGACGCCCGCCACACGGTCAAGACGATGGCCGCACGCACGGGGGCGGGCAAGCTCGTCTTCCTCTGCCTGCCGGGTGACCGCGAGCTCAACACGCTCAAGGCCGAGCACGTCGTGCCGGGCTTCGAGCTGCTCGAAGAGGCCGACTTCGCCGCCTTCGGCATCCATCGTGGCTTCCTCGGACCCGTGGGCGCGCCCGAGGGCACGCTCATCGTCGTGGACCGCACGCTCAAAGCCGAGCTCGCCTGGACCGTGGGCGCGAACGAGGCCGACTATCACCTCACGGGCGGCCTGCCCGGGCGCGACTTCGCCATCGGCGTGTGGGCCGACCTCGTGACCGCCGAGCCGGGCGACGCCTGCCCGCGCTGCGGCGCGCCGCTTGAGGCTGCCCGCGGCATCGAGGTCTCGCAGGTCTTCCAGCTCGGCACCAAGTACTCGGAGTCCATGGGGGCCTCGTACACCGACGAGGCGGGCGAGGAGCACCCGTTCATCATGGGTTGCTACGGCGTGGGCATCACGCGCTCGCTTGCCGCCGTGATCGAGCAGCACTACGACGAGCACGGCATCGCCTGGCCGGTGAGCGTCGCGCCCGCCGAGGTCGCGGTCCTGCCGCTGGCCGCCGATGGTGAGGTCTTCGAGGTCGCCGAGACGCTGTGGAGCGAGCTCGCGGAAGCCGGCATCGAGGTGGTCCTCGACGACCGCGACGAGCGCGCTGGCGTGAAGTTCGCCGATGCCGACCTGATCGGCTGGCCCTACCAGATCGTGGTGGGCAAGAAGGGTCTTGCCGAGGGCGTGGTCGAGATCAAGCAGCGCGCTACGGGTGAGCGCGAGACGGTGCCTATGGCCGAAGCGACCACGCATGTGACGGCGCTCGTGACCGCCGCCCGCGCCCGTTTCGCCCACTCCTGAGAGTGCTCCCTGAGGCACCCCGTCGTCTTTGACCGGCGGGGTGCCTGTGCTACAATCCCTGCGAACGACACATGTCCCGTGGCGAGAAGTGGGCTTACCCCCGCTTCTTTTGTTCTGGAAGGAGGTCCGAGCGTGTCTGTGAGTCTCGTAAGCGAGCTGATCGCCCTGCTCGAGCCTCTTGCTCAGGACAACGGGCTCGAGCTTGTGACCGTTGAGGTCTCCGGCGGCCAGCGCCATCAGACCGTGCGGGTGTTCCTCGATCGCGAAGGCGGGATCGATATCGACGCCATCGCGAGCTCGAACGCCTGGGTCTCCGAGGCGCTGGACGCGGTCTCCCGCTTGAACGGCGCCTACACGCTCGAGGTCTCGTCACCGGGTATCGAACGCGTTCTTCGGAAGCGTGACGACTTCGTCCGCTTCGCAGGCGAGAACGTCACGATCCATGCGCTGCGCACCATCGATGGCCGCTCGCGTTTCACGGGGCAGCTCATCGGTCTTCAGGGCGACGATGTCGTCGTCGAGTACGAGGGGCAGGAACATCGCGTGCCGTTCGACGCTATCGAGCGTGCACGCTTGAAGGCCGACTTCGGCGAGGTCGGCGGAAGGAACGGGTAGCTCATGGAAGCCGAGCACATAAACCTGATGGACGCTCTGCGCGAACTTGCGCGCGAGAAGAACATCGACGTGAACATCATGCTCGAGCGGCTGGAACAGCAGCTCGGTCTCACGTATCAGCGCATCCTGGACACCGAGAACGAGTGCACGGTGAAGATCGACCGCGAGTCGGGTCGCATCTTCGTCTACGAGCTCGTGCCGGTGGGCGGTACCGAAGAGGAGCCTGTCTTCGAATCGCGTGACGTCACGCCTTCGGACATCTCACGCTTCGCCGCGCAGGCGGCCAAGCAGGTCATCACGCAGTCCATCCGTGAGGCCGAGCGCGAGCAGATCTTCGAGGAGTACGCGGACCGCATCGGCGACAGCATCACCGGTACGGTCCAGCAGTCCGACTCGCGCTACACGCTCGTGAAGATCCGCGAGGGCGTCGAGGCGCTGCTGCCCTCGGCCGAGCAGCCCGGCAACGAGCGCTACGAGCACAATCAGCGCCTGAAGGCGCTCATCATCGACGTGCGCAAGACCTCGAACGAGCCTTCGATCGTGGTCTCGCGGACGCACCCCAACTTGCTCAAGCGCCTCTTCGAGCTCGAGGTGCCCGAGATCTACGACGGCATCGTGGAGATCAAGAGCGTGGCCCGCGAGCCGGGGCTGCGCTCGAAAGTCGCCGTGTCGTCGCGCGAACCGGGTCTCGACCCGGTGGGCGCGTGCGTGGGCCCCAAGGGAAGCCGCGTCCGCATGGTCGTGGCCGAGCTTCGCGGAGAGCGCATCGACGTGGTGCCGTGGAACGACGATCCGGCCACGTTCGTTGGCAACGCACTGTCGCCGGCGAAGGTCGCCCGCGTGCTCGTCAGCGAGGACGACCACACCGCAACGGTCATCGTCCCCGACGACCAGCTGTCCCTTGCGATCGGCAAGGAAGGCCAGAACGCGCGCCTCGCAGCCAAGCTCACCGGCTGGCGCATCGACATCAAGAGCCAGGTGCAGGCTGCCTCGGCTGGGATAGCCACGATTGCCGACGGCGGGGAATCACACGCCGATGAGGGCGATGGGCGCTGTGTAGCGGTCACGAGCACCGGGATCCGCTGCCGCAATCAGGCCCGACCGGGTACCCGGTTCTGTGGCGTGCACGAGAAGGAGGGCGCGAGCTAAGCAATGGTCGTTCGCAAGACCCCGCTCAGGACGTGTGTCGCGTGTCGCCGAGAGGCCGACAAGCGCGAGCTCGTCCGGTTCGTCCGGGACGCCGACGGTGAGGTACACGTCGATCCGAACGGCAAGGCTCCCGGTCGTGGAGCGTCGGTCTGTGCGGACATGGCCTGCTTCGAGGCCGCGGTTGCACGTAAACGGCTCGCGCCGGCGCTCCGCGCGAGTCTGAGTGAAGAAGATGTGGAGCGGCTGAGACACGAGTTCGAGGAGGCCCTGCCTAAGCGCAGCCCGGCCGACTCGCGATCTGGACGGTGAAGAAGCATGCCCGCAATGCGCGTACATGAACTGGCCAAGGAATTCGGGATGACCTCTAAGGAGCTCCTCGATCACCTTGCGCGCCTCAAGATACCCGCACGCAATCACGCATCCACGCTCGTCGAGGCCTACGTGGACAAGATCCGCAAGGACCTCCACGACGAGATCGCGAGCAAGCAAGCGGAGATGGAAACCGAGCGCCTTCGCGAAGAAGCCGAGCGTATGGCCGAGGAGGAGATCGAGCGGGCACGCGAGGCTGAAGCGCGCGCCAAGCTCGATGCCGAAGAGGCCGAGCGTCTTGCAGCCGAGGCCGCACGCCTCGCCGAAGAGGATGCCGCCCGCAAGGCCGAAGAAGAGGCTCGTGCCAAGGCCGACGAGGCGCAGCGCCTCCGCGAGGCCGAGGAGCACGCCAAGCGCGATGCGGAAGAGGCCATTCGCAAGGAGGCCGAGCAGCGTGCCGCTGAAGAGCGGGCGCTCCTCGCCGAGGCTGCCGCCAAGGAAGAGGCCGCCGAGGCAGACCGCTACCGTCAGATGGCCAAGGACGCCGAGGCCGTTGCGCCGGCTGCACCCGCGAACCTCATCACCGAGGCCGCCAAGATGGTCCAGAGCGACTCGGACAAGCGCAAGCGCAAGACCAAGAAGCCGTCGGGCAGGCGCGAGGCAGCGACTCACGCGCACATCGTCGCGGACGAGAAGCCGCAGGTGGCTGCCGTTGTGGTCACGCTCGTGCAGAACTCCACGGTGGCCGAGTTCGCGGACGCCGCAGGCGTCACGCCGGGCGAAGTCATCAAGCGCCTCATGATGCTCGGCGACATGCACACGGTGAACCAGCCGATGAGCCGCGACGCCATGGAGATCCTCGCCGAGGACCTCGGCATCGAGGTCATCGTGGTCTCACCTGCCGAAGAGCAGAGCTTCGTGTTCGAGGACGACCCCGAAGACCTCAAGGCGCGTCCGCCGGTCGTGACCGTCATGGGTCACGTCGACCACGGCAAGACGTCGCTCCTCGATGCCATCCGCGAGACCGGCGTCGTAGACACCGAGGCCGGCGGCATCACGCAGCACATCGGTGCGTCGGTCGTGGAGCGCAACGGCAAGCAGATCACCTTCATCGACACCCCGGGCCACGAGGCGTTCACCGCCATGCGTGCCCGCGGTGCGAACATCACCGACATCGTCATCCTCGTGGTGGCCGCCGACGACGGCGTCATGCCGCAGACGGTCGAGGCCATCCACCACGCCAAGGCCGCAGGCGTGCCGATCATCGTGGCCGTGAACAAGATCGACAAGGACGGCGCCAACCCCGAGCAGGTCAAGCAGATGCTCACCGAGCACGAGATCGTGCCCGAGGAGTGGGGTGGCCCGAACATCTTCGTGAATGTCAGTGCCAAGAAGCGCATCGCCATCGAGGACCTTCTCGAGATGGTGCTGCTACAGGCCGAAGTGCTCGAGCTCCAGGCTAATCCCGACACGTTCGCAAGCGGCGTGGTCATCGAGGCGAACCTCGACAAGGGCCGTGGCCCTGTCGCGACCGTGCTGGTACAGCGCGGGACGCTGCAGGTGGGCGACTCGATCGTGGCCGGCACGAGCCACGGGCGCGTTCGTGCGCTCGTCAATCCGCTCGGCGAGACCGTCGAGACCGCAGGGCCCGCCGATCCGGTCGAGGTCCAGGGACTCTCGAGCGTGCCTTCGGCAGGAGACGAGTTCCGTGTCTTTGCCGATGAGCGCGACGCGCGCAACCTGGCCGAGGAGCGTTCGCTCAAGCAGCGTCTCCTGGCTCACGAGCGCAAGAGCCACGTCACGCTGGACGACCTGTTCACACGCATCCAGCAGGGCGAGATCAAGGACCTCAACCTGGTCGTGAAAGCCGACGTCCAGGGCTCCATCGAGGCACTCAAGGACGCGCTCGACAAGATGAAGCAGGACGAGGTCCACATCAACGTCATCCACTCGGGCGTGGGCGGTATCACCGAAAGCGACGTCATGCTCGCGACCGCGTCCGACGCCATCATCATCGGTTTCAACGTCCGTCCGCTTCCCGAGGCACGCGACCTGGCGGCCAAGGAGAAGGTGGACATGCGGATGTACCGCGTGATCTACCAGGCGATCGAGGAGATCAATGCCGCACGCGTGGGCATGCTCGCTCCCACGATCGAGGAGCAGGAGACGGCGCACGTCGAGGTCCGCGATCTGTTCAAGGTGCCGAAGCTCGGCACGATCGCCGGCTGCTTCGTGCAAGACGGCGAGATCGCGCGTGACGACCGCATCCGCATCGTCCGCGACGGCACGATCATCCACGACGGCAAGCTCCACTCGCTGCGCCGCTTCAAAGACGACGTCAAGTCCGTGAAGCAGGGCTACGAGTGCGGCATCGGCATAGAGAACTTCCAGGACATCAAGGTGGGCGACGTCATCGAGTCGTACAAGACGATCGAGGTCGCCCGCGAGGAGTAGCACCCATGAAGAGCACACCCCGTACCCGCAAGCTTGGGGAGGCGGTCAGAGAGGCGCTCGCAGAGGTGCTGCGTGACGACGTCGCTGATCCCCGTATCGACTTCGCGACGATCACGTCCGTACAGGTCTCATCCGACCTGGGCGTGGCCGACGTCTACGTGACCACGCACGGCGACCAGGAGCGTTACGAGGCGCTGCTGGAGGGCCTGAACTCAGCCGAGGGAAGGATCCGGTCCGGGCTCGCGCGCCGCGTCAAGCTGCGTATCACGCCCGTGCTGAGGTTCCACCTCGACACGTCGGTGGACCAGGGCATGCGCATCTACGAGGCCCTCAAAGACGTTCCCCCCGGCCTGGTGGACGGCGAGTAGGCCGCCATGGTTCCTGCCGACACGCTGCAGGCAGCTGCGGCCATCCTGCGTGACGCTCCGCACGTGGTCATCGGCTCGCACGTGGATCCCGATGGGGACGCGATCGGGTCGTCACTCGGCCTTGCGTTCGCGCTCGACCAGCTCGGCGTGCCGGTCACGCTCGTGCTGGGCTCGGGAAGCCGCTGCCCGGCTACCTACGCGTTCCTGCCGGGTTCGGAGCGGCTCGGCGCGCCACCTGCCGAAGTGGACGGCCCGTACGTCTTCGCCGCGCTCGACAGCCCCGACGTGAGTCGGCTCGGCGCGGGCACGGACCTTGCGAAGCGCGCCGACAGCCTGCTCCTGATCGACCACCATCCCGACGCGACGCGTCTACAGCCGGCGGACGTGCTCGACAGCAGCGCGGCTGCGACCGGCATGCTCGTGTGGCAGCTGCTCTCGCACCTGGGCGCCACGCCCGACGAGCGGATCGCCACGTGCCTCTACACGGCCACGCTTACCGACACCGGGCGCTTCAGCTACTCCAACACCACGCCGGACACCCTGCGCGCGGCGGCGGACATGGCCGATGCGGGCGCGCACCCGAACGACATCTACTCGGCCGTCTACGAGAACCGCTCGGCGGGTGCGCAGATGCTTGTGGGGCGCACGCTCGCGCGCGTCACCATCGCCAACGGTGGCCACGTGGCATACTCCTGGATCACCGAGGACGATTTCGCTGACACCGGCGCGCTGCCGGAGGAGTCGGAGAACCTCATCGACTTCGTGCGCGCGCTCGGCGGGGTAGACGTCGTCTTCCTGGCCAAGGTGAACGGCACCACCGTCCGCGGGAACCTGCGCTCCAAGTCGGACACCGACGTGAGCGCGGTCGCCCGCATGCTCGGCGGGGGAGGTCATCGCGCGGCGGCAGGGTTCACGCTCGAGGGCGATCTCGACACCCTGCTTGCGCGGCTGCTCCCGCTGCTCCCCGGAGGACAGAAGTGAAGGCGCGCCGTGGAGGTACGGACCTCTCCGGCGTGCTGCTCCTCGACAAGCCGCAGGGCCCCACGAGCCACGACGTGATCGCAAA
This genomic interval carries:
- the rimP gene encoding ribosome maturation factor RimP, yielding MSVSLVSELIALLEPLAQDNGLELVTVEVSGGQRHQTVRVFLDREGGIDIDAIASSNAWVSEALDAVSRLNGAYTLEVSSPGIERVLRKRDDFVRFAGENVTIHALRTIDGRSRFTGQLIGLQGDDVVVEYEGQEHRVPFDAIERARLKADFGEVGGRNG
- the nusA gene encoding transcription termination factor NusA, whose product is MEAEHINLMDALRELAREKNIDVNIMLERLEQQLGLTYQRILDTENECTVKIDRESGRIFVYELVPVGGTEEEPVFESRDVTPSDISRFAAQAAKQVITQSIREAEREQIFEEYADRIGDSITGTVQQSDSRYTLVKIREGVEALLPSAEQPGNERYEHNQRLKALIIDVRKTSNEPSIVVSRTHPNLLKRLFELEVPEIYDGIVEIKSVAREPGLRSKVAVSSREPGLDPVGACVGPKGSRVRMVVAELRGERIDVVPWNDDPATFVGNALSPAKVARVLVSEDDHTATVIVPDDQLSLAIGKEGQNARLAAKLTGWRIDIKSQVQAASAGIATIADGGESHADEGDGRCVAVTSTGIRCRNQARPGTRFCGVHEKEGAS
- a CDS encoding YlxR family protein, translating into MVVRKTPLRTCVACRREADKRELVRFVRDADGEVHVDPNGKAPGRGASVCADMACFEAAVARKRLAPALRASLSEEDVERLRHEFEEALPKRSPADSRSGR
- the infB gene encoding translation initiation factor IF-2, producing the protein MPAMRVHELAKEFGMTSKELLDHLARLKIPARNHASTLVEAYVDKIRKDLHDEIASKQAEMETERLREEAERMAEEEIERAREAEARAKLDAEEAERLAAEAARLAEEDAARKAEEEARAKADEAQRLREAEEHAKRDAEEAIRKEAEQRAAEERALLAEAAAKEEAAEADRYRQMAKDAEAVAPAAPANLITEAAKMVQSDSDKRKRKTKKPSGRREAATHAHIVADEKPQVAAVVVTLVQNSTVAEFADAAGVTPGEVIKRLMMLGDMHTVNQPMSRDAMEILAEDLGIEVIVVSPAEEQSFVFEDDPEDLKARPPVVTVMGHVDHGKTSLLDAIRETGVVDTEAGGITQHIGASVVERNGKQITFIDTPGHEAFTAMRARGANITDIVILVVAADDGVMPQTVEAIHHAKAAGVPIIVAVNKIDKDGANPEQVKQMLTEHEIVPEEWGGPNIFVNVSAKKRIAIEDLLEMVLLQAEVLELQANPDTFASGVVIEANLDKGRGPVATVLVQRGTLQVGDSIVAGTSHGRVRALVNPLGETVETAGPADPVEVQGLSSVPSAGDEFRVFADERDARNLAEERSLKQRLLAHERKSHVTLDDLFTRIQQGEIKDLNLVVKADVQGSIEALKDALDKMKQDEVHINVIHSGVGGITESDVMLATASDAIIIGFNVRPLPEARDLAAKEKVDMRMYRVIYQAIEEINAARVGMLAPTIEEQETAHVEVRDLFKVPKLGTIAGCFVQDGEIARDDRIRIVRDGTIIHDGKLHSLRRFKDDVKSVKQGYECGIGIENFQDIKVGDVIESYKTIEVAREE
- the rbfA gene encoding 30S ribosome-binding factor RbfA, with protein sequence MKSTPRTRKLGEAVREALAEVLRDDVADPRIDFATITSVQVSSDLGVADVYVTTHGDQERYEALLEGLNSAEGRIRSGLARRVKLRITPVLRFHLDTSVDQGMRIYEALKDVPPGLVDGE
- a CDS encoding DHHA1 domain-containing protein; this encodes MVPADTLQAAAAILRDAPHVVIGSHVDPDGDAIGSSLGLAFALDQLGVPVTLVLGSGSRCPATYAFLPGSERLGAPPAEVDGPYVFAALDSPDVSRLGAGTDLAKRADSLLLIDHHPDATRLQPADVLDSSAAATGMLVWQLLSHLGATPDERIATCLYTATLTDTGRFSYSNTTPDTLRAAADMADAGAHPNDIYSAVYENRSAGAQMLVGRTLARVTIANGGHVAYSWITEDDFADTGALPEESENLIDFVRALGGVDVVFLAKVNGTTVRGNLRSKSDTDVSAVARMLGGGGHRAAAGFTLEGDLDTLLARLLPLLPGGQK